A single genomic interval of Rhododendron vialii isolate Sample 1 chromosome 3a, ASM3025357v1 harbors:
- the LOC131320122 gene encoding uncharacterized protein LOC131320122 isoform X3 — MSKTIPIWTCVLNRAIKNHQIRMHGAGIQVHGLDSNTYYRHTEDTGQGLPDWDCSLHLPLWVSETEKIAIKDRLEVWTKELESCGADITSLASSLKKPLRPLWVSQKTVIWLNEVPVCSSWDFSPIILVSASSSSGNFQHRTTSEFSWNYIPGAGDDEESWARGLSPSLFWNHVYDFINSGPELCNQKVADIVEKDRVYRAQRGQNAPQISMKPSESSGRFSLFYAEEPKMECDIPCVTSGASFGDNCKIFWLGSTNLAVGATCFAANVSNVDCILNCGTEVLSVSLENPETYLHVPIVNSKLDRFSLLRNIPTALNFAKTNLRRGKKLLLCCNNGEDISICVSLAIVTSLFTDEGLFDDGKAFGQTCITKFEMRKRLVFICKYAINARPSRGNLKQVFNFINGGSVDSFS, encoded by the exons ATGTCCAAGACGATACCAATTTGGACCTGTGTGCTGAACCGTGCGATTAAAAATCATCAGATTAGAATGCATGGAGCTGGGATACAAGTGCATGGA CTTGATTCAAACACTTACTATCGGCATACTGAAGATACTGGACAAGGCCTTCCTGACTGGGACTGTTCCTTGCATCTACCCCTTTGGGTTTCCGAAACAGAGAAAATTGCTATTAAGGATCGCTTGGAAGTTTGGACTAAGGAATTGGAATCTTGCGGAGCTGATATTACCTCTCTTGCATCGTCCTTGAAAAAGCCATTACGTCCTCTATGGGTGTCACAAAAAACTGTCATCTGGTTAAACGAAGTGCCTGTATGTAGTTCTTGGGATTTCTCACCTATCATACTTGTTTCGGCATCCTCCTCTAGTGGCAATTTTCAGCACAGGACTACCTCAGAGTTTAGTTGGAATTATATACCTGGAGCTGGAGATGATGAAGAAAGTTGGGCTAGGGGTTTATCGCCAAGCCTTTTCTGGAATCATGTATATGATTTTATAAACTCAGGGCCGGAGTTATGTAACCAGAAAGTGGCTGATATTGTTGAGAAGGATAGAGTATACCGTGCACAAAGGGGACAAAATGCTCCTCAGATATCGATGAAGCCTTCGGAATCATCAGGAAGATTTAGCCTATTTTATGCAGAAGAACCAAAAATGGAATGTGATATTCCGTGCGTTACAAGCGGGGCTTCTTTTGGTGATAATTGCAAGATATTCTGGCTAGGTTCAACTAATCTCGCAGTGGGTGCAACTTGCTTTG CTGCAAATGTATCCAATGTTGACTGCATATTGAACTGTGGTACTGAGGTTCTGTCCGTTTCTCTTGAAAATCCTGAGACATATTTACATGTACCGATTGTG AACTCAAAATTGGACCGATTTTCTTTGTTAAGAAATATCCCTACTGCTCTGAATTTTGCAAAGACGAACCTAAGAAGGGGGAAGAAACTTCTACTTTGCTGTAATAATG GTGAAGATATTAGTATATGTGTTTCATTGGCAATCGTAACATCATTATTTACCGATGAAG GATTGTTTGATGACGGGAAAGCTTTCGGTCAGACTTGTATTACTAAGTTCGAGATGCGGAAACGATTGGTGTTTATCtgtaaatatgcaataaatgcCCGGCCATCCAGAGGAAATCTAAAGCAAGTCTTCAACTTTATCAATGGTGGTAGTGTAGATTCTTTTTCATAA
- the LOC131320122 gene encoding tRNA A64-2'-O-ribosylphosphate transferase isoform X2: MEDERVSIYRASRTIKRRENSLYNALRSIYEDSIFVGEIALLWPELPLLANLRCGLWYSSQFESGCYFKSTDGHTNNWSFNTSRLNLHVALLAGQRGGCIIVDSTRKGKRFPDSMSKTIPIWTCVLNRAIKNHQIRMHGAGIQVHGLDSNTYYRHTEDTGQGLPDWDCSLHLPLWVSETEKIAIKDRLEVWTKELESCGADITSLASSLKKPLRPLWVSQKTVIWLNEVPVCSSWDFSPIILVSASSSSGNFQHRTTSEFSWNYIPGAGDDEESWARGLSPSLFWNHVYDFINSGPELCNQKVADIVEKDRVYRAQRGQNAPQISMKPSESSGRFSLFYAEEPKMECDIPCVTSGASFGDNCKIFWLGSTNLAVGATCFAANVSNVDCILNCGTEVLSVSLENPETYLHVPIVNSKLDRFSLLRNIPTALNFAKTNLRRGKKLLLCCNNGEDISICVSLAIVTSLFTDEGLFDDGKAFGQTCITKFEMRKRLVFICKYAINARPSRGNLKQVFNFINGGSVDSFS; encoded by the exons ATGGAAGACGAGAGGGTGAGCATATACAGAGCCTCGAGAACCATAAAGCGAAGAGAAAACTCACTCTACAACGCACTTCGATCGATTTACGAGGACTCGATCTTCGTCGGAGAGATCGCGCTGCTGTGGCCGGAGCTCCCGCTCCTGGCCAATCTCCGGTGCGGGCTATGGTACTCTTCCCAATTCGAATCCGGTTGCTACTTCAAGTCCACCGACGGACATACCAACAACTGGTCCTTCAACACCTCTCGCCTCAACCTCCACGTCGCCCTCCTCGCCg GGCAGAGGGGAGGGTGTATCATCGTTGATTCAACTAGGAAAGGGAAGAGATTTCCGGATAGTATGTCCAAGACGATACCAATTTGGACCTGTGTGCTGAACCGTGCGATTAAAAATCATCAGATTAGAATGCATGGAGCTGGGATACAAGTGCATGGA CTTGATTCAAACACTTACTATCGGCATACTGAAGATACTGGACAAGGCCTTCCTGACTGGGACTGTTCCTTGCATCTACCCCTTTGGGTTTCCGAAACAGAGAAAATTGCTATTAAGGATCGCTTGGAAGTTTGGACTAAGGAATTGGAATCTTGCGGAGCTGATATTACCTCTCTTGCATCGTCCTTGAAAAAGCCATTACGTCCTCTATGGGTGTCACAAAAAACTGTCATCTGGTTAAACGAAGTGCCTGTATGTAGTTCTTGGGATTTCTCACCTATCATACTTGTTTCGGCATCCTCCTCTAGTGGCAATTTTCAGCACAGGACTACCTCAGAGTTTAGTTGGAATTATATACCTGGAGCTGGAGATGATGAAGAAAGTTGGGCTAGGGGTTTATCGCCAAGCCTTTTCTGGAATCATGTATATGATTTTATAAACTCAGGGCCGGAGTTATGTAACCAGAAAGTGGCTGATATTGTTGAGAAGGATAGAGTATACCGTGCACAAAGGGGACAAAATGCTCCTCAGATATCGATGAAGCCTTCGGAATCATCAGGAAGATTTAGCCTATTTTATGCAGAAGAACCAAAAATGGAATGTGATATTCCGTGCGTTACAAGCGGGGCTTCTTTTGGTGATAATTGCAAGATATTCTGGCTAGGTTCAACTAATCTCGCAGTGGGTGCAACTTGCTTTG CTGCAAATGTATCCAATGTTGACTGCATATTGAACTGTGGTACTGAGGTTCTGTCCGTTTCTCTTGAAAATCCTGAGACATATTTACATGTACCGATTGTG AACTCAAAATTGGACCGATTTTCTTTGTTAAGAAATATCCCTACTGCTCTGAATTTTGCAAAGACGAACCTAAGAAGGGGGAAGAAACTTCTACTTTGCTGTAATAATG GTGAAGATATTAGTATATGTGTTTCATTGGCAATCGTAACATCATTATTTACCGATGAAG GATTGTTTGATGACGGGAAAGCTTTCGGTCAGACTTGTATTACTAAGTTCGAGATGCGGAAACGATTGGTGTTTATCtgtaaatatgcaataaatgcCCGGCCATCCAGAGGAAATCTAAAGCAAGTCTTCAACTTTATCAATGGTGGTAGTGTAGATTCTTTTTCATAA
- the LOC131320122 gene encoding uncharacterized protein LOC131320122 isoform X4, which yields MSKTIPIWTCVLNRAIKNHQIRMHGAGIQVHGVSDDRIFFPTRLSIMLDSNTYYRHTEDTGQGLPDWDCSLHLPLWVSETEKIAIKDRLEVWTKELESCGADITSLASSLKKPLRPLWVSQKTVIWLNEVPVCSSWDFSPIILVSASSSSGNFQHRTTSEFSWNYIPGAGDDEESWARGLSPSLFWNHVYDFINSGPELCNQKVADIVEKDRVYRAQRGQNAPQISMKPSESSGRFSLFYAEEPKMECDIPCVTSGASFGDNCKIFWLGSTNLAVGATCFAANVSNVDCILNCGTEVLSVSLENPETYLHVPIVNSKLDRFSLLRNIPTALNFAKTNLRRGKKLLLCCNNGEDISICVSLAIVTSLFTDEGLFDDGKAFGQTCITKFEMRKRLVFICKYAINARPSRGNLKQVFNFINGGSVDSFS from the exons ATGTCCAAGACGATACCAATTTGGACCTGTGTGCTGAACCGTGCGATTAAAAATCATCAGATTAGAATGCATGGAGCTGGGATACAAGTGCATGGAGTAAGTGATGATAGGATCTTTTTCCCAACTAGACTATCGATCATG CTTGATTCAAACACTTACTATCGGCATACTGAAGATACTGGACAAGGCCTTCCTGACTGGGACTGTTCCTTGCATCTACCCCTTTGGGTTTCCGAAACAGAGAAAATTGCTATTAAGGATCGCTTGGAAGTTTGGACTAAGGAATTGGAATCTTGCGGAGCTGATATTACCTCTCTTGCATCGTCCTTGAAAAAGCCATTACGTCCTCTATGGGTGTCACAAAAAACTGTCATCTGGTTAAACGAAGTGCCTGTATGTAGTTCTTGGGATTTCTCACCTATCATACTTGTTTCGGCATCCTCCTCTAGTGGCAATTTTCAGCACAGGACTACCTCAGAGTTTAGTTGGAATTATATACCTGGAGCTGGAGATGATGAAGAAAGTTGGGCTAGGGGTTTATCGCCAAGCCTTTTCTGGAATCATGTATATGATTTTATAAACTCAGGGCCGGAGTTATGTAACCAGAAAGTGGCTGATATTGTTGAGAAGGATAGAGTATACCGTGCACAAAGGGGACAAAATGCTCCTCAGATATCGATGAAGCCTTCGGAATCATCAGGAAGATTTAGCCTATTTTATGCAGAAGAACCAAAAATGGAATGTGATATTCCGTGCGTTACAAGCGGGGCTTCTTTTGGTGATAATTGCAAGATATTCTGGCTAGGTTCAACTAATCTCGCAGTGGGTGCAACTTGCTTTG CTGCAAATGTATCCAATGTTGACTGCATATTGAACTGTGGTACTGAGGTTCTGTCCGTTTCTCTTGAAAATCCTGAGACATATTTACATGTACCGATTGTG AACTCAAAATTGGACCGATTTTCTTTGTTAAGAAATATCCCTACTGCTCTGAATTTTGCAAAGACGAACCTAAGAAGGGGGAAGAAACTTCTACTTTGCTGTAATAATG GTGAAGATATTAGTATATGTGTTTCATTGGCAATCGTAACATCATTATTTACCGATGAAG GATTGTTTGATGACGGGAAAGCTTTCGGTCAGACTTGTATTACTAAGTTCGAGATGCGGAAACGATTGGTGTTTATCtgtaaatatgcaataaatgcCCGGCCATCCAGAGGAAATCTAAAGCAAGTCTTCAACTTTATCAATGGTGGTAGTGTAGATTCTTTTTCATAA
- the LOC131320122 gene encoding tRNA A64-2'-O-ribosylphosphate transferase isoform X1 gives MEDERVSIYRASRTIKRRENSLYNALRSIYEDSIFVGEIALLWPELPLLANLRCGLWYSSQFESGCYFKSTDGHTNNWSFNTSRLNLHVALLAGQRGGCIIVDSTRKGKRFPDSMSKTIPIWTCVLNRAIKNHQIRMHGAGIQVHGVSDDRIFFPTRLSIMLDSNTYYRHTEDTGQGLPDWDCSLHLPLWVSETEKIAIKDRLEVWTKELESCGADITSLASSLKKPLRPLWVSQKTVIWLNEVPVCSSWDFSPIILVSASSSSGNFQHRTTSEFSWNYIPGAGDDEESWARGLSPSLFWNHVYDFINSGPELCNQKVADIVEKDRVYRAQRGQNAPQISMKPSESSGRFSLFYAEEPKMECDIPCVTSGASFGDNCKIFWLGSTNLAVGATCFAANVSNVDCILNCGTEVLSVSLENPETYLHVPIVNSKLDRFSLLRNIPTALNFAKTNLRRGKKLLLCCNNGEDISICVSLAIVTSLFTDEGLFDDGKAFGQTCITKFEMRKRLVFICKYAINARPSRGNLKQVFNFINGGSVDSFS, from the exons ATGGAAGACGAGAGGGTGAGCATATACAGAGCCTCGAGAACCATAAAGCGAAGAGAAAACTCACTCTACAACGCACTTCGATCGATTTACGAGGACTCGATCTTCGTCGGAGAGATCGCGCTGCTGTGGCCGGAGCTCCCGCTCCTGGCCAATCTCCGGTGCGGGCTATGGTACTCTTCCCAATTCGAATCCGGTTGCTACTTCAAGTCCACCGACGGACATACCAACAACTGGTCCTTCAACACCTCTCGCCTCAACCTCCACGTCGCCCTCCTCGCCg GGCAGAGGGGAGGGTGTATCATCGTTGATTCAACTAGGAAAGGGAAGAGATTTCCGGATAGTATGTCCAAGACGATACCAATTTGGACCTGTGTGCTGAACCGTGCGATTAAAAATCATCAGATTAGAATGCATGGAGCTGGGATACAAGTGCATGGAGTAAGTGATGATAGGATCTTTTTCCCAACTAGACTATCGATCATG CTTGATTCAAACACTTACTATCGGCATACTGAAGATACTGGACAAGGCCTTCCTGACTGGGACTGTTCCTTGCATCTACCCCTTTGGGTTTCCGAAACAGAGAAAATTGCTATTAAGGATCGCTTGGAAGTTTGGACTAAGGAATTGGAATCTTGCGGAGCTGATATTACCTCTCTTGCATCGTCCTTGAAAAAGCCATTACGTCCTCTATGGGTGTCACAAAAAACTGTCATCTGGTTAAACGAAGTGCCTGTATGTAGTTCTTGGGATTTCTCACCTATCATACTTGTTTCGGCATCCTCCTCTAGTGGCAATTTTCAGCACAGGACTACCTCAGAGTTTAGTTGGAATTATATACCTGGAGCTGGAGATGATGAAGAAAGTTGGGCTAGGGGTTTATCGCCAAGCCTTTTCTGGAATCATGTATATGATTTTATAAACTCAGGGCCGGAGTTATGTAACCAGAAAGTGGCTGATATTGTTGAGAAGGATAGAGTATACCGTGCACAAAGGGGACAAAATGCTCCTCAGATATCGATGAAGCCTTCGGAATCATCAGGAAGATTTAGCCTATTTTATGCAGAAGAACCAAAAATGGAATGTGATATTCCGTGCGTTACAAGCGGGGCTTCTTTTGGTGATAATTGCAAGATATTCTGGCTAGGTTCAACTAATCTCGCAGTGGGTGCAACTTGCTTTG CTGCAAATGTATCCAATGTTGACTGCATATTGAACTGTGGTACTGAGGTTCTGTCCGTTTCTCTTGAAAATCCTGAGACATATTTACATGTACCGATTGTG AACTCAAAATTGGACCGATTTTCTTTGTTAAGAAATATCCCTACTGCTCTGAATTTTGCAAAGACGAACCTAAGAAGGGGGAAGAAACTTCTACTTTGCTGTAATAATG GTGAAGATATTAGTATATGTGTTTCATTGGCAATCGTAACATCATTATTTACCGATGAAG GATTGTTTGATGACGGGAAAGCTTTCGGTCAGACTTGTATTACTAAGTTCGAGATGCGGAAACGATTGGTGTTTATCtgtaaatatgcaataaatgcCCGGCCATCCAGAGGAAATCTAAAGCAAGTCTTCAACTTTATCAATGGTGGTAGTGTAGATTCTTTTTCATAA